The following DNA comes from Nocardioides panzhihuensis.
CCCAAGCCGCTGCCCAGCCGTCCTGGACCCCAGACTTGTTGGCCCAGAAGTTGTCGTAGACGGTCGCCAGCTCGGGCGTGATGTAGGTCGCGGGGAAGGACAGCTTGATCGGCGGGTGCAGGTTGTAGGGCGCCGGCCGCTCGGCCGCCCAGTCGGGCACGCCCTCGCCGCCGTAGGTCTCGTGCCACATGTCCTGGTGGAAGTCGTACTGCATCCAGATGCCCTTGTCGGCGAGCAGGTCGATCACCCGCTGCCAGTCGTCGAGGTAGTCCTCGTCGACCTCGCCGGGGGCGTCCGGAGTCACGCCCGCCCACAGGGTGCCGATCCGGGCACCGTTGAACCCGTGCTCGGCCAGCCATTCCGCGTCGGCCGCGGTGAAGCCCTCGGCCGAGTCGGGCGGGACGTACGGATCATGCTTCCAGACCAGGTTCTGCCCGTGCACGAGCACGATCCGGCCGTGCTGATCGACCAACCAGCGACCCTCGCGGGACAGCTGTGGCGTCTCCTTCGCCGGGCCGGCACCCGCCGGTCCGACCGGAGCCAGGAGCGTGGCCCCGAACGCGAGCACAGCCGCCGCGGCGGCAAGGATTCCGAGGCTTCCCGAGCGACGAGGCATGTGCGGAACCTAGTCCTCCCATCCCGACGCCGACAAGAACGTGTTCCTATTCTGGACGTCGAGGCCGCCTGGACCCGAGGGGCAGTGGACAGGGATGGCCTACCTGCGGTTGAGTCAGAACCGGAACTTTGGGGGAGAATGTCACCTGTGAGAGACGAAGTGAGCGGCTGGTCGGGCACCTGGGTGGCCGAACGCCTGGGTGTGCGTCTACGGACGACTGACGCGCCGAGCGGGATGATGCTCACGGATCTGGTCGGTCTGGCGGTGCGGCGCAACCCGCGTCGCGCACAGCTCCTCGTCTCCTCCGTCCTCGGCAAGCATCTCCCGACCGACCCACGGGTGGTGACCGACGCCGCGCTGCGCTTGGGGGCCAAGGCCCGCGCGGCGGTCACGGGCGATGCGGTGGTCCTCGGCTATGCCGAGACGGCGACCGCGCTCGGACACCTCGTCGCCGACGCGCTCGGTGCGCCCTACCTGCACTCCACCCGCCGGGTCGTCGACGGCCTCGAGTCCGCGGCCGACTTCTACGAGGAGCACTCGCACGCGACCGCCCACCGGCTGCTTCCCACAGACCCCGCCTTCCTCGCCCGCGGGGAGACTCTCGTGCTGGTCGACGACGAGGTAATCACCGGCAAGACGATCGTCAACACGATCCGGGCGCTGCACAAGAAGTTCCCGCACAAGCACTACGTCGTGGCCGCTCTCGTCGACCTGCGCTCGGAGGCCGACCGGGGCCGGATGGAGCGCTCGGTCAAGCGGCTGCGCGCGACTCTGGACGTCGTCTCCCTCGCGAGCGGTGAGATCGAGCTGCCCGAGGACCTCGCCGACAACGGCAACCGGCTCATCGACACCGTCGAGAACCTCCGCCAGCTGGCCGGTGTCGAGCCGATCCGCGGTCAGCGCGGCGAGGTGGTTCAGGTCGTCGCCACCTGGCCGCGAGCCGTCCCGGAGGGCGGCCGCCACGGCTTCGTGCCCGGCGCTGCGGGCTCCTACGAGTCGGCCGTCACGGTGACCGCCGCCGCGATCGCCGGTCGGATCCCGGACGGTCCGGTGCACATCCTCGGCACCGAGGAGCTGATGTACGCACCTCTGCGGATCGCCTCCGCGCTGGCTGACCGGCGCGCGGCCGAGGGCCGGCGCCACGAGATCACCTACTCGACGACGACGCGCTCGCCGGTGCTCGCCGTCGAAGACCCGGGCTACGCGATCCGCACCGCGATCACCTTTCCGTCTCACGACGCGCCCGCTGACGGCGACGGCCCGCGCTTCGCCTACAACCTGCGTGAGGGCGCGTACGAGGCGATCGTCCTGGTCGTCGACGAGCCGGCCGACACCACTGCGCTCCACGAGGAGGGCGGCCTGGTCGACCAGCTCGCCCGGCTCGCGCCGCGGGTCGTGGTCGTGACCGTCCCGGCGTTCACCCCGGAGCCACGACACGACCAGCCGGCCCGCCAGCTGCCCGCGCCGCTCCACGGCCCTGCGTTCGGCTCCTACGAGCGCGACGACGTCGCCTGGCTGGTCAAGGATCTTCCGGCGGAGACATCCGCCGAGACTCCGGAGGACGAAGAGGCACAGGCACACCGGGAGCTCTTCGACGAAGCCCTGACGGCGTCGGCCCAGCGGGTGGCGTACGCGATCGGCCTGGTCACCGAGCAGGTGCTGGCCCGACGTGGGCAGGACGCGGTGCTGGTCTCCCTGATGCGTGCCGGCACCCCGATCGGGGTGCTGATGCGGCGCTGGGCGCAGCGCGTGCACGGGCTCGACCTGCCCCACTACGCGGTCTCGATGATCCGCGGGCGTGGCATCGACCAGACCGCGCTCGCCTATCTGGCTGCGCACCACGACCCCGCTCGGGTGATGTTCGTGGGCGGGTGGACCGGCACGGGTGCGATCGCCCGGGAGCTGGCGGGCTCGGTCGAGAAGTCCAACGCGACGCTCGACGCCCATCTGGCCTCGCCGTTCTCCCCGGAGCTCGCTGTGCTCGCCGACCCGGGCCGGAGCGTGGCGGTCTACGGCACTCGGGAGGACTACCTGATCCCATCGGCGTGCCTCGGCTCGACCGTCACTGGCCTCGTCTCGCGTGCCGTCATCGACGACGATCGGGTCGGTCCCAACGACTTCCACGGCGCTGCGTTCCGTGCCGACCTGGCTCCGGCCGATGTGTCGAAGAGGTTCGTCGACACGGTCGCGGCCCGGTTCCCGATCGTGCGCACCAAGGTGATGCTCGACCTCGGGGCCCACCTCGGCGGTGACCACAAGCCCACCTGGGTGGGCTGGGACGCGGTCGAGGACGCCGCCGAGAAGTTCGGCGACGGTGATGTCAGCCTGGTGGAGGCCGGCGTCGACGACACCGTCCGGTTGCTGCTGCACGGCGAGCCGGCGACGATCCTGGTCGACCCGGCGCGCGACGCCGACCTGGGTGCCGTCAAGAAGCTCGCCGAGGCGCGTGAGGTGCCGCTGGAGCGGGTCACCGACTTGCCCTATGCCTGCATCGGCCTCCGACGTCCCTGATGCCGGTGCGCCCGCCACAGGACCTGGTCGTCGTCGGGAGCATCAACGTCGACCTGACCGCGGACGTCGAGCGACTGCCGGGAGCCGGGGAGACCGTCGGCGGCGGCCGGCTGCGCCGTGACGTCGGCGGGAAGGGCGCCAACCAGGCGGTCGCGGCGAGCCGGCTGGGCGCGCGGGTGCGGATGGTCGGCGCCGTCGGCTCCGACGCCGACGGTGCCTGGGCGGTCGAGACGGCCCGGTCCGCCGGGGTCGATGTGGAAGGCGTACGCACCGTCGACGCCCCGACCGGCACGGCGCTGATCGCCGTCGACGCGGCGGGGGAGAACCAGATCGTGGTGTGTAGCGGAGCCAACGCGCTGGTCGAGCCGGAAGGTTTCGTGGTGGCGGCGGGCGATGCCGTGCTCATGCAGCTCGAGCTCCCCCTGGACGTCGTCCGGGCCGTGGCCGCGCGGGCGCCCGGGTTCGTCGTGGTCAACGCGGCGCCCGCGCGGCCGCTGCCGGCGGATCTCGTCGAGCGGGCGGACCTGTTCATCGTCAACGAGACCGAGTACGCCGCGATGCCCGAGCTGGGCGAGGCCAAGCGGGTCGCGGTGACCTACGGAGCCTCGGGTGCGGCCATGATCGCCGAAGGTGCCGAGGCCGCCCGGGTGCCGGCCGTGTCCACGGAGGCGATCAGCACCGTCGGTGCCGGCGACGCGTTCTCCGCCGCGCTCACCCTCGCGATCCTGGCCGGCATGCCGGACGACGAGGCGCTGCGTACGGCATGCGCGGTCGGCGCGGCGGTCGTCGCACATCCCGGTGCCCAGCCGCCGTTGGATCGGTTGGAGATGTACCGGGGCACTCGCTAGCCGAGCTGCTTGCGGAAGAAGTGGGTGGCGTGGGGGTTGTCGTTGTAGCGATCGATGCGCTCGTAGCCGGCCCGCTCGTACATCCCGATCGCTTCGCTGAGGACGTCGCGGGTGTCGAGGCGTACGACTCGGTGGCCGAGCCTGAGCGCCTCGGCCTCGAGGTGGCGCAGCAGGCGTGAGCCGAGGCCGGCGCCGCGCCAGGCCGGATCGACCCACATCCGCTTGATCTCGCCGGTGCCGTCGAACTCCCGCACTCCGCCCGAGGCGACCGGTGCACCGTCGCTGGCGGCGATGAAGAACGCGCCGTGCGGAGCCCGTAGGGACGGGTCGTCGCCGAAGCCCTCGTCGCCGACGGTGAACCCGAAGCGGTCGCCGATCTCGGCGAAGTAGTGGCCCATGGCCATCTGGGCGATCGGGTCGCGGGGATCGACCTGCTCGATGGTGATCGTGGCGGCGCGCACCAACAGGTCGGCTGTCGCCAGAGCATCGTTGAGGCGGTCGCGCTGCCGCTGCGTCAGCGGATCGAGCAGCAGATGGGCACGCTCCTCGGAGCGGCGCTCGAGGTCGTCCCACTGCTTGAGGCCGTCCTCGGTGAGCGCTACGAGCCTGCGCCGGCCGTCGGCCGGGTCGCGGTCCATCGCGACGTACCCCTTGCTCTCCAGCGTTCGCAGCATCCGGCTGACGTAGCCGGAGTCGAGGCCGCCGAGCCTGGTCCGGAGGTCCTGAACGGTCATGGCCGAAGCGGAGCCCGAGGCGGTTGGCGGAGCGCCGAGACCGATCTCGTAGAGGATGCGGGCGGTGCCATAGGGGAGACCGCTGCCGAGGAACGAGTCCTCGAGGGCTCCCACCCGACGGACGTAGCTCATGTTGAACTTGCGCATCACCGAGGTGTCCACTGTCATATACCTGACTTTAGTCAGATACTTCCGAGAATCCAAGAATGGATCACCTACACAAATGGCGAACGGCCCATCCTCTCGGACGGGCCGTTCGTTTTGGGGTGAGTAACGGGACTTGAACCCGCGACATCCGCCACCACAAGGCGGCGCTCTACCAGCTGAGCTATACCCACCATCGACCCGGACAGCGCATGTCCGAGCCAGCAAGAATCATAGAGGATCAGGCAGGATCTGTGGAATCGGGGGTCGCCTTGGGATCGACGATCCCGGTGATCGAGGCGCCGTGCCGGGCGGCGATCGCCTTGGCAGTTTCCGAGTCGGGCCCGGGCATCGGCACGAAGACTGCCTCGCGGTAGTAGCGAAGCTCCTCGATCGACTCCTGGATGTCGGCCAGGGCGCGGTGGTTGCCGCGCTTGGGGGGAGCGGAGAAGTAGGCTCGCGGGAACCACCGTCGCGACAGCTCCTTGATCGAGGAGACATCGACGTTGCGGTAGTGCAGGAACCCCTCCAGCTCGGGCATGTCCCGGGCCAGGAAGTTGCGGTCGGTTGCCACCGTGT
Coding sequences within:
- a CDS encoding phosphoribosyltransferase domain-containing protein, whose product is MSPVRDEVSGWSGTWVAERLGVRLRTTDAPSGMMLTDLVGLAVRRNPRRAQLLVSSVLGKHLPTDPRVVTDAALRLGAKARAAVTGDAVVLGYAETATALGHLVADALGAPYLHSTRRVVDGLESAADFYEEHSHATAHRLLPTDPAFLARGETLVLVDDEVITGKTIVNTIRALHKKFPHKHYVVAALVDLRSEADRGRMERSVKRLRATLDVVSLASGEIELPEDLADNGNRLIDTVENLRQLAGVEPIRGQRGEVVQVVATWPRAVPEGGRHGFVPGAAGSYESAVTVTAAAIAGRIPDGPVHILGTEELMYAPLRIASALADRRAAEGRRHEITYSTTTRSPVLAVEDPGYAIRTAITFPSHDAPADGDGPRFAYNLREGAYEAIVLVVDEPADTTALHEEGGLVDQLARLAPRVVVVTVPAFTPEPRHDQPARQLPAPLHGPAFGSYERDDVAWLVKDLPAETSAETPEDEEAQAHRELFDEALTASAQRVAYAIGLVTEQVLARRGQDAVLVSLMRAGTPIGVLMRRWAQRVHGLDLPHYAVSMIRGRGIDQTALAYLAAHHDPARVMFVGGWTGTGAIARELAGSVEKSNATLDAHLASPFSPELAVLADPGRSVAVYGTREDYLIPSACLGSTVTGLVSRAVIDDDRVGPNDFHGAAFRADLAPADVSKRFVDTVAARFPIVRTKVMLDLGAHLGGDHKPTWVGWDAVEDAAEKFGDGDVSLVEAGVDDTVRLLLHGEPATILVDPARDADLGAVKKLAEAREVPLERVTDLPYACIGLRRP
- a CDS encoding PfkB family carbohydrate kinase, which produces MRPPQDLVVVGSINVDLTADVERLPGAGETVGGGRLRRDVGGKGANQAVAASRLGARVRMVGAVGSDADGAWAVETARSAGVDVEGVRTVDAPTGTALIAVDAAGENQIVVCSGANALVEPEGFVVAAGDAVLMQLELPLDVVRAVAARAPGFVVVNAAPARPLPADLVERADLFIVNETEYAAMPELGEAKRVAVTYGASGAAMIAEGAEAARVPAVSTEAISTVGAGDAFSAALTLAILAGMPDDEALRTACAVGAAVVAHPGAQPPLDRLEMYRGTR
- a CDS encoding bifunctional helix-turn-helix transcriptional regulator/GNAT family N-acetyltransferase, with product MTVDTSVMRKFNMSYVRRVGALEDSFLGSGLPYGTARILYEIGLGAPPTASGSASAMTVQDLRTRLGGLDSGYVSRMLRTLESKGYVAMDRDPADGRRRLVALTEDGLKQWDDLERRSEERAHLLLDPLTQRQRDRLNDALATADLLVRAATITIEQVDPRDPIAQMAMGHYFAEIGDRFGFTVGDEGFGDDPSLRAPHGAFFIAASDGAPVASGGVREFDGTGEIKRMWVDPAWRGAGLGSRLLRHLEAEALRLGHRVVRLDTRDVLSEAIGMYERAGYERIDRYNDNPHATHFFRKQLG
- the orn gene encoding oligoribonuclease gives rise to the protein MNERLVWIDCEMTGLSLENDALIEVAALVTDFDLNVLGDGVDIIIKPPAEALEQMDDFVRDMHTKSGLLVELENGVPMREAEEQVLAYIWEHCGKDSRPPLGGNTVATDRNFLARDMPELEGFLHYRNVDVSSIKELSRRWFPRAYFSAPPKRGNHRALADIQESIEELRYYREAVFVPMPGPDSETAKAIAARHGASITGIVDPKATPDSTDPA